Proteins from a single region of Shinella zoogloeoides:
- a CDS encoding bifunctional enoyl-CoA hydratase/phosphate acetyltransferase — protein MSRQTDAILTLCRALPPTRIAIVHPVKANVIAASFEAVQEDLVTPVLIGPAARITDAAREAGVDIAGWEIVDTEHSHAAAAKAAELAASGHVGAFMKGSLHTDELLGEIVKAGAGLRTERRISHCYLMSIASYPKPFMITDAAVNILPDLAVKADIVQNAVDLWRVVFGEARAPKVAALAAVETVNPKMQATLDAAALCKMADRRQITGCLIDGPLAFDNAISPQAAREKGIESAVAGDADILLVPDIEAGNMLAKQLTFLGSAEAAGIVLGARVPIVLTSRADDQRTRLLSCALACLLADARAKGRIK, from the coding sequence ATGAGCCGACAGACAGATGCGATCCTCACCCTTTGCCGTGCGCTGCCGCCCACCCGTATCGCGATCGTGCATCCGGTAAAGGCCAATGTCATTGCCGCCAGCTTCGAGGCGGTGCAGGAAGATCTGGTAACGCCGGTGCTCATCGGCCCGGCGGCGCGGATAACCGACGCGGCCAGAGAGGCCGGGGTCGATATCGCGGGGTGGGAGATCGTCGATACCGAGCACAGCCATGCGGCGGCGGCCAAGGCGGCGGAACTGGCCGCGAGCGGCCATGTGGGTGCCTTCATGAAGGGTTCGCTGCATACGGACGAGCTTCTGGGCGAGATCGTGAAGGCCGGCGCGGGGCTGCGCACGGAGCGGCGCATCTCGCACTGCTACCTCATGAGCATCGCATCCTATCCGAAACCGTTCATGATCACCGATGCCGCCGTCAACATCCTGCCCGATCTCGCGGTGAAGGCGGATATCGTCCAGAACGCGGTCGATCTCTGGCGCGTGGTGTTCGGCGAGGCGCGCGCGCCGAAGGTCGCCGCTCTCGCGGCGGTGGAAACGGTCAATCCCAAGATGCAGGCGACCCTCGACGCCGCAGCACTCTGCAAGATGGCGGACCGCCGGCAGATCACCGGCTGCCTGATCGACGGGCCGCTTGCCTTCGACAATGCGATCAGCCCGCAGGCAGCACGGGAGAAGGGCATAGAATCGGCCGTCGCCGGCGATGCTGACATCCTTCTCGTTCCCGATATCGAGGCCGGCAACATGCTGGCGAAGCAGCTCACGTTTCTTGGCAGCGCTGAGGCGGCCGGCATCGTGCTGGGCGCCCGCGTCCCCATCGTTCTGACAAGCCGGGCCGACGACCAGCGCACGCGCCTCCTGTCCTGCGCGCTTGCCTGCCTCCTCGCGGATGCCCGCGCCAAGGGCCGCATCAAATGA
- the arsB gene encoding ACR3 family arsenite efflux transporter, whose protein sequence is MSTFERYLTIWVFLCIIAGVALGHLMPGLFQIIGAAEVAKVNIPVAILIWLMIIPMLLKIDFRSLAQVGTYWRGIGVTLFINWAVKPFSMALLGWLFIGWLFRPYLPADQIDSYIAGLIILAAAPCTAMVFVWSNLTRGEPLFTLSQVALNDAIMVVAFAPIVGLLLGLSAITVPWDTLVLSVALYIILPVIIAQFIRRRLSADGTTRRLAGVLAKLQPISLVALLATLVLLFAFQGEQIIAQPAVIGLLAVPILIQVYLNSGLAYLLNRMTGERHCVAGPSALIGASNFFELAVAAAISLFGFQSGAALATVVGVLIEVPVMLSVVWIVNRSKDWYEAAPAVSRTTATEKH, encoded by the coding sequence ATGTCCACGTTCGAGCGCTATCTGACCATCTGGGTGTTCCTGTGCATCATTGCCGGTGTCGCCCTCGGCCATCTCATGCCCGGTCTCTTTCAGATCATCGGCGCGGCCGAGGTTGCCAAGGTGAACATTCCCGTCGCGATTCTGATCTGGCTGATGATCATTCCGATGCTGCTCAAGATCGATTTCCGGTCTCTGGCGCAGGTCGGCACCTACTGGCGCGGTATCGGCGTGACCTTGTTCATCAACTGGGCTGTCAAGCCGTTCTCCATGGCGCTGCTCGGCTGGCTTTTCATCGGCTGGCTATTCCGCCCCTACCTGCCTGCCGACCAGATCGACTCCTACATTGCGGGACTAATCATTCTCGCCGCGGCTCCCTGTACCGCTATGGTGTTCGTCTGGAGCAACCTGACGCGCGGGGAGCCATTGTTCACGCTGTCTCAGGTCGCGTTGAACGATGCCATCATGGTCGTCGCCTTTGCTCCGATCGTCGGCCTGCTGCTCGGCCTCTCCGCCATCACCGTGCCGTGGGATACGCTCGTTCTCTCCGTCGCCCTCTATATCATCCTGCCCGTTATTATCGCACAGTTCATCCGCCGCCGGCTCTCGGCTGACGGAACGACGCGGAGGCTGGCTGGCGTGCTGGCGAAGCTGCAGCCGATCTCACTGGTGGCGCTGCTGGCGACGCTGGTTCTGCTCTTCGCTTTTCAGGGCGAGCAGATCATCGCCCAGCCCGCCGTCATCGGCTTGCTCGCCGTGCCGATCCTGATCCAAGTCTATTTGAACTCCGGGCTCGCTTATCTGCTCAATCGGATGACCGGCGAGCGGCATTGCGTTGCCGGGCCATCGGCTCTGATCGGCGCCAGCAATTTCTTCGAACTCGCGGTTGCCGCCGCCATCAGCCTGTTCGGCTTCCAGTCCGGCGCGGCACTCGCCACCGTCGTCGGCGTTCTCATCGAGGTTCCGGTCATGCTCTCGGTCGTCTGGATCGTGAACCGTTCGAAGGACTGGTACGAGGCCGCCCCCGCTGTTTCCAGAACCACCGCCACCGAAAAGCACTGA
- a CDS encoding ArsR/SmtB family transcription factor, with translation MDNNTAIAALGALAQTTRLETFRLLVRHEPDGIPAGELARLIDVPQNTMSAHLATLSRAGLVTSERQRRSIIYRANLNGLRELTLFLLKDCCGGSTELCAPLIAELTPCCAPEAKLS, from the coding sequence ATGGATAACAACACAGCAATTGCGGCGCTCGGCGCCTTGGCACAGACCACGCGACTGGAGACCTTCCGCCTTCTTGTCCGGCACGAACCCGACGGCATCCCGGCCGGTGAGCTCGCCCGCCTCATCGACGTACCGCAAAACACCATGTCGGCGCATCTCGCAACGCTTTCGCGGGCAGGCTTGGTGACGAGCGAGCGGCAGAGGCGGTCGATCATCTACCGGGCAAACCTCAACGGCCTGCGTGAGCTGACGCTATTCCTCCTGAAAGACTGCTGTGGCGGATCGACGGAGCTTTGCGCCCCGCTCATCGCCGAGTTGACGCCCTGCTGCGCCCCGGAGGCGAAGCTGTCATGA
- a CDS encoding SDR family oxidoreductase, with amino-acid sequence MTDHSIKGKTVIIAGGAKNLGGLIARDLAAHGAKAIAIHYNSAASKADADATVAAVKAAGAEAVAFQADLTSAGAVEKLFADAVAAIGRPDIAINTVGKVLKKPIVEISEAEYDGMSAVNSKTAFFFIKEAGKHLNDNGKLETVVTSLLGAFTPFYSSYAGTKAPVEHFTRAASKEFGERGISVTAIGPGPMDTPFFYPAEGADAVAYHKTAAALSGYSKTGLTDIEDIVPYIRFMVSDGWWMTGQTILVNGGYTTK; translated from the coding sequence ATGACCGATCACAGCATCAAAGGCAAAACCGTCATCATCGCCGGAGGGGCGAAGAACCTCGGCGGACTGATCGCCCGCGATCTCGCCGCCCATGGCGCGAAAGCCATTGCGATCCACTACAACAGCGCCGCCAGCAAGGCGGATGCCGATGCGACCGTTGCCGCCGTCAAGGCTGCGGGCGCGGAAGCGGTGGCCTTCCAGGCCGACCTGACCAGCGCCGGGGCCGTCGAGAAACTGTTCGCCGATGCTGTCGCCGCCATCGGCCGTCCGGACATCGCCATCAACACCGTCGGCAAGGTACTGAAGAAGCCCATCGTCGAGATCAGCGAGGCCGAATATGACGGGATGAGCGCCGTCAACTCCAAGACGGCCTTCTTCTTCATCAAGGAAGCCGGCAAGCACCTGAACGACAACGGCAAGCTGGAGACGGTCGTCACCTCTTTGCTCGGCGCCTTCACGCCCTTCTATTCTAGCTATGCCGGCACCAAGGCTCCGGTCGAACACTTTACCCGCGCAGCCTCCAAGGAGTTCGGCGAGCGTGGCATCTCAGTGACGGCAATTGGTCCAGGTCCGATGGATACGCCGTTCTTCTATCCGGCCGAAGGCGCCGATGCCGTCGCCTACCATAAGACCGCCGCAGCTCTGTCGGGATACTCGAAGACCGGCCTCACCGACATTGAGGACATCGTCCCGTATATTCGCTTCATGGTCTCTGACGGCTGGTGGATGACGGGCCAGACGATTCTCGTCAATGGCGGCTACACCACGAAATAG
- a CDS encoding Dyp-type peroxidase yields the protein MAILQKLKEHFSRDSVTLDLQDIQALILRSRPEPYVGVHAMLHFDEAAGARNLLGRLAPHIASADNWSEDLDFWIGAALSFEGLKALGVPDAQLKTFPLPFQQGMAARAEQLRDFGPNAPENWEDVFKPGNCHLALTIYAVDDDALDKALATARTELDRSSGVTLLGEHRFGAPDGAKNPFGFRDSISQPAVEGSGVDPLPGEERPIKAGEFILGYESENGQPLGMPEPAVLGRNGTFVVMRKYNSRVGCFNAFLKAHGDTPEERERLAAKMFGRWRSGAPLTLAHDHDDPDLGADPQRNNDFTFKDDPKGRVVPLGCHMRRLNPRDSELTLLTDVNIHRIIRRSSTFGPVYSEDVGPEDDANGDRGLFFIFISARAYDTIEFMQQEWINRGNFVDLGEERDPIVGLHEDDGRFTIPQAPARKRIDGVQTFNVMKGGEYLFMPSLSALKWLAAGSWG from the coding sequence ATGGCGATCCTTCAGAAACTAAAAGAGCACTTCTCGCGGGATAGCGTCACGCTCGACCTGCAGGACATCCAGGCGCTGATCCTCAGAAGCCGGCCGGAACCCTATGTCGGCGTTCACGCCATGCTCCATTTCGACGAGGCAGCGGGAGCCCGCAATCTTCTCGGCCGGCTGGCACCGCATATCGCTTCGGCCGACAATTGGAGCGAGGATCTCGATTTCTGGATCGGCGCTGCGCTCAGCTTCGAGGGTCTGAAGGCGCTCGGCGTTCCCGACGCCCAGCTCAAGACCTTTCCGCTCCCGTTCCAGCAGGGCATGGCCGCACGCGCGGAGCAGCTTCGCGACTTCGGACCCAACGCGCCGGAAAACTGGGAAGACGTGTTCAAGCCGGGCAACTGCCATCTCGCGCTGACCATCTACGCGGTCGACGATGATGCGCTCGACAAGGCGCTGGCGACGGCGCGCACCGAACTCGACCGGAGCAGCGGCGTCACCTTGCTCGGCGAGCATCGCTTCGGCGCGCCGGACGGCGCGAAAAACCCGTTCGGATTCCGGGATTCGATCTCCCAGCCCGCAGTGGAGGGCAGCGGCGTTGATCCGCTGCCAGGCGAGGAGCGGCCGATCAAGGCCGGCGAATTCATCCTCGGCTATGAGAGCGAGAACGGCCAGCCGCTCGGCATGCCCGAGCCTGCGGTTCTCGGAAGGAACGGCACCTTCGTCGTAATGCGCAAGTATAACAGCCGGGTCGGTTGCTTCAACGCCTTCCTCAAGGCACATGGCGACACGCCGGAGGAACGCGAGCGCCTTGCCGCCAAGATGTTCGGGCGCTGGCGCTCCGGCGCACCCTTGACGCTGGCGCACGATCACGACGATCCCGACCTCGGCGCCGATCCGCAGCGCAACAACGACTTCACCTTCAAGGACGATCCCAAAGGCCGCGTCGTGCCGCTCGGCTGCCATATGCGACGGCTCAATCCCCGCGATTCCGAGTTGACGCTGCTCACCGACGTCAACATCCACCGCATCATTCGCCGTTCCTCGACCTTCGGGCCGGTTTATTCCGAGGATGTGGGGCCTGAGGACGATGCCAACGGCGATCGCGGCCTGTTCTTCATCTTCATCAGCGCGCGTGCCTACGACACGATCGAGTTCATGCAGCAGGAGTGGATCAACCGAGGCAATTTCGTCGACCTTGGCGAAGAGCGCGATCCGATCGTTGGCCTGCATGAGGATGATGGCCGGTTCACGATCCCGCAGGCGCCGGCGCGCAAGCGCATCGACGGTGTGCAGACTTTCAATGTCATGAAGGGCGGCGAATATCTGTTCATGCCAAGCCTGTCCGCGCTCAAATGGCTGGCGGCCGGGAGCTGGGGTTAG
- a CDS encoding GNAT family N-acetyltransferase: protein MSAIRLERIEGNDADLKAALTDAHLPTDDIEDHGRTFFRAQSSDGRAVGFIGVERCGDDFLLRSVVVLPDHRGQGLGSALVERAVAGLDHAGDVFLATTSAAPFFTRIGFLKSSGTAFPQPCWRPASFPPSAHHRRPS, encoded by the coding sequence ATGAGCGCGATCAGGTTGGAGCGGATTGAGGGCAACGACGCTGACCTCAAGGCAGCCTTGACGGACGCGCATCTGCCAACTGATGACATCGAGGATCACGGCCGCACCTTCTTCAGGGCGCAGTCATCGGATGGCAGGGCTGTCGGTTTCATCGGTGTCGAGCGCTGCGGCGACGATTTTCTCCTCCGTTCGGTCGTCGTGCTTCCCGATCATCGAGGGCAAGGACTGGGGAGCGCTTTGGTCGAGCGGGCGGTGGCGGGTCTCGACCATGCCGGCGACGTCTTCCTTGCCACGACGAGTGCAGCACCGTTCTTCACGCGCATCGGATTTCTGAAGTCCAGCGGAACAGCGTTCCCGCAGCCGTGCTGGCGACCCGCCAGCTTTCCTCCATCTGCCCATCATCGGCGACCATCATGA
- the arsH gene encoding arsenical resistance protein ArsH, which produces MRKESALPDTFPALQGDHLHSTDLDALRPAFSTHRPRILILYGSLREISYSRLLAFEARRLLERLGCEVRMFDPRGLPLPDEAPVSHPKVQELRDLSQWSEGQVWVSPERHGAMTGIMKSQIDWIPLSVGSVRPTQGKTLAVMQVSGGSQSFNAVNQMRILGRWMRMVTIPNQSSVAKAYQEFDADGRMKPSSYYDRVVDVCEELVKFTVLTRDASAYLTDRYSERKEQAAELEKRVSLRSI; this is translated from the coding sequence ATCAGGAAGGAAAGCGCATTGCCTGACACATTTCCCGCATTGCAGGGCGATCACCTGCACTCGACCGATCTCGACGCCCTGCGTCCGGCATTCTCGACGCACAGGCCGCGCATCCTGATCCTCTACGGTTCGTTGCGCGAGATATCCTATAGCCGCCTGCTCGCATTCGAGGCCCGCCGGCTGCTCGAACGGCTCGGATGTGAGGTTCGCATGTTTGACCCAAGGGGTCTGCCGCTGCCTGACGAAGCGCCGGTAAGTCATCCGAAAGTGCAAGAATTGCGCGATCTTTCGCAATGGTCGGAAGGGCAGGTCTGGGTGAGCCCGGAACGCCATGGCGCGATGACCGGCATCATGAAGTCCCAGATCGACTGGATTCCACTCTCGGTAGGATCGGTCCGGCCGACGCAGGGCAAAACCCTCGCCGTCATGCAGGTCTCGGGCGGCAGCCAGTCCTTCAATGCCGTGAACCAGATGCGCATTCTCGGCCGCTGGATGCGGATGGTCACCATCCCGAACCAATCCTCGGTCGCCAAAGCCTATCAGGAGTTCGACGCCGATGGCCGGATGAAGCCCTCGTCCTACTACGACCGGGTGGTGGATGTCTGTGAGGAGCTGGTGAAGTTCACCGTCCTCACGCGCGACGCCTCCGCCTACCTCACCGACCGCTACAGTGAGCGCAAGGAACAGGCGGCCGAGCTTGAGAAGCGTGTATCGTTGCGGTCGATTTGA
- a CDS encoding arsenate reductase ArsC, whose amino-acid sequence MTDKTYNVLFLCTGNSARSILAESILNKEGGGRFKAFSAGSQPKGEVNPHALKELEALGYPSTGFSSKSWDVFAEPGAPQMDFIFTVCDSAAGEACPVWIGHPMTAHWGVEDPAAVTGSDVEIQRAFAQAARFLKNRIAAFVSLPLASIDHMALETKLRQIGAMEGATSPQGKSA is encoded by the coding sequence ATGACCGATAAGACCTACAACGTGCTGTTCCTCTGCACGGGCAATTCCGCTCGTTCTATTCTCGCCGAATCCATCCTCAACAAGGAGGGCGGCGGACGATTCAAAGCCTTCTCCGCCGGCAGCCAGCCCAAGGGCGAAGTCAATCCGCATGCCCTGAAGGAGCTGGAAGCGTTGGGCTATCCATCGACGGGTTTCTCCTCGAAGAGCTGGGACGTATTCGCGGAACCCGGCGCGCCGCAGATGGATTTCATCTTCACCGTCTGCGACAGCGCCGCCGGTGAAGCCTGCCCGGTCTGGATCGGCCATCCGATGACCGCCCATTGGGGTGTCGAGGACCCTGCCGCCGTCACGGGCTCGGACGTCGAGATCCAGCGTGCCTTCGCTCAAGCCGCGCGTTTCCTCAAGAACCGGATTGCCGCGTTCGTCAGCCTGCCGCTGGCATCCATCGATCACATGGCGCTTGAGACGAAGCTTCGCCAGATCGGTGCGATGGAAGGCGCGACGTCGCCGCAGGGAAAGTCCGCCTGA
- a CDS encoding DUF736 domain-containing protein has product MATIGTFKKTGSNEFTGDIVTLSVQAKNVRIVPDQRAAGENAPSHRVLVGRAEIGAAWSKRSNEGRDYLGLKLDDPSFNAPIYANLFDDEGEDTFSLIWSRPNGRRAD; this is encoded by the coding sequence ATGGCGACCATCGGCACCTTTAAGAAGACCGGCTCGAACGAGTTCACCGGCGACATCGTCACCCTCAGCGTCCAGGCCAAGAACGTGCGCATCGTCCCCGACCAGCGCGCCGCCGGCGAGAACGCCCCCAGCCACCGGGTCCTGGTCGGCCGCGCCGAGATCGGCGCCGCCTGGTCCAAGCGCTCCAACGAGGGTCGCGACTATCTGGGCCTCAAGCTCGACGATCCGAGCTTCAACGCCCCGATCTACGCCAACCTCTTCGACGACGAGGGCGAAGATACCTTCTCGCTAATCTGGTCCCGCCCCAACGGCAGGCGCGCCGACTGA
- a CDS encoding catalase family protein, whose translation MAQTYIGYSPDVEVLGEDEERLTAEILEIMATTNRRAFERHRHAVRDAHAKSHGFLKGELIVHELPSHLRQGLFARPANYPVVIRLSSAPGDIHSDTIPAPRGMAIKVIGVDGERLLPEDQGHNQDFLLVNIPTLSFGTIGKYRQLISLLEKNAQNPAFLQRAMAGVARGVEAAVEAVGVEPGATLRGLARDNNHLLGETYHSMAAIRFGDHIAKISAAPFSDNVRALTGKDVGAVEDSTMRDLVVEHFREQGAEYQLRAQLCADLDRMPVEDAAVLWPEDLSPHQPIATLRIPPQEAYSPARRVYGDDVLSFNPWHGIRDHQPLGSIMRVRIAAYERSTRYRHEMNAQPRVEPASIDVIPD comes from the coding sequence TTGGCTCAAACCTACATTGGCTATTCCCCGGACGTGGAGGTTCTCGGCGAGGACGAGGAGCGGCTGACCGCCGAGATCCTCGAGATCATGGCCACCACCAACCGGCGGGCCTTCGAGCGTCATCGCCACGCCGTGCGCGACGCCCATGCCAAAAGCCATGGGTTCCTGAAGGGCGAACTGATCGTTCACGAACTGCCCTCGCATCTGCGCCAGGGCTTGTTCGCCCGACCCGCCAACTATCCGGTGGTGATCCGCCTCTCTTCGGCGCCGGGCGACATCCACTCCGATACCATTCCCGCGCCGCGTGGCATGGCGATCAAGGTGATCGGTGTCGATGGCGAGCGGCTTCTCCCCGAAGACCAGGGCCACAACCAGGATTTCCTGCTCGTCAACATCCCGACCTTGAGCTTCGGCACGATCGGTAAATATCGCCAGCTCATCAGCCTTCTGGAGAAGAATGCCCAGAACCCGGCCTTTCTCCAGCGAGCGATGGCTGGGGTCGCGCGCGGCGTGGAGGCGGCAGTCGAAGCGGTCGGCGTCGAGCCCGGCGCCACGCTGCGCGGGCTCGCTCGCGACAATAACCATCTGCTGGGCGAAACCTATCATTCGATGGCGGCGATCCGCTTCGGCGACCATATCGCCAAGATCAGTGCCGCGCCGTTCTCCGACAACGTCCGTGCACTGACCGGCAAGGATGTCGGCGCGGTTGAGGATTCCACCATGCGCGATCTGGTGGTTGAACATTTCCGCGAGCAAGGCGCAGAGTATCAGCTCCGTGCTCAGCTCTGTGCCGATCTCGACAGGATGCCGGTCGAGGACGCCGCCGTGCTCTGGCCGGAAGACCTTTCGCCGCACCAGCCGATCGCGACCCTGCGCATCCCGCCACAGGAGGCCTATTCGCCGGCGCGGCGCGTCTACGGCGATGATGTGCTGTCGTTCAATCCCTGGCACGGTATCCGCGATCATCAGCCACTCGGCTCGATCATGCGCGTGCGCATCGCCGCCTATGAACGATCCACCCGCTACCGCCACGAAATGAACGCGCAACCGCGCGTCGAGCCGGCGAGCATCGACGTCATTCCGGACTGA
- a CDS encoding acetate/propionate family kinase, whose protein sequence is MTDVLLVLNTGSSSLKFEVFGYEALDKLAKGKVTGIGTEARLSATVVASDVHVDRALAANDHETAMAAVIDLIDRYDDAWRMVATVHRIVHGGADFVAPVVVTPGILDRLAALAPLAPLHQPYNLAGIAASDRLSDAPDIACFDTAFHAGHAPLFQVFAVDATLRDRGIRRYGFHGLSYEWIARVLASEHPDLARGRVVVGHLGNGASLCALKDGASVDTTMGMTALDGLPMGSRTGAIDPGAVTYMLRNLGMGIDDVEHALYERSGLKGLSGLSNDVKALLESADPRAGFALDYFALKVAQFAAMMAVSMGGLDAVVFTGGVGENAGPVRDAILARLEFLRPFRTLIVPANEERMLAIHGKALLEAGRGG, encoded by the coding sequence ATGACTGACGTCCTGCTCGTTCTCAATACCGGTTCGTCGAGCCTGAAATTCGAAGTTTTCGGCTATGAGGCACTCGACAAGCTCGCCAAGGGCAAGGTCACCGGCATCGGCACCGAGGCCAGGCTGAGCGCGACGGTCGTGGCAAGCGATGTCCATGTCGACAGGGCGCTTGCAGCGAACGACCACGAGACCGCCATGGCCGCGGTGATCGACCTCATCGACCGATACGACGACGCATGGCGCATGGTGGCGACGGTACACCGGATCGTGCATGGCGGCGCCGATTTCGTCGCGCCTGTCGTCGTCACGCCCGGGATTCTCGATCGGCTTGCGGCGCTGGCGCCCCTCGCGCCATTGCACCAGCCCTACAATCTCGCGGGCATCGCGGCGTCGGACCGCCTGTCGGACGCCCCGGACATCGCCTGTTTCGATACCGCCTTCCACGCCGGCCATGCACCGCTCTTCCAGGTCTTCGCCGTCGATGCGACGCTGCGGGATCGGGGCATCCGCCGCTACGGATTCCACGGCCTGTCCTACGAGTGGATTGCCCGCGTGCTCGCAAGTGAACACCCCGATCTTGCGCGCGGCCGGGTCGTGGTCGGGCATCTCGGCAATGGCGCAAGCCTGTGTGCCCTGAAGGACGGCGCAAGCGTCGACACGACCATGGGCATGACCGCGCTCGACGGTCTGCCGATGGGGAGCCGCACCGGTGCGATCGATCCCGGCGCGGTCACCTACATGCTGCGCAATCTCGGCATGGGCATCGACGATGTGGAACATGCGCTCTACGAGCGCTCCGGCCTGAAGGGCCTGTCCGGCCTCAGCAACGACGTGAAGGCCCTGCTCGAAAGCGCGGATCCGCGCGCCGGCTTCGCCCTCGACTATTTTGCCCTGAAGGTAGCGCAGTTCGCGGCCATGATGGCAGTGTCCATGGGTGGACTCGACGCCGTCGTCTTCACGGGGGGCGTCGGGGAAAATGCGGGACCGGTTCGCGATGCGATCCTCGCCCGGCTGGAATTCCTGCGGCCGTTCCGGACCTTGATCGTCCCGGCGAACGAGGAACGCATGCTTGCGATCCACGGCAAGGCATTGCTGGAGGCAGGACGGGGCGGCTGA
- the arsC gene encoding arsenate reductase (glutaredoxin) (This arsenate reductase requires both glutathione and glutaredoxin to convert arsenate to arsenite, after which the efflux transporter formed by ArsA and ArsB can extrude the arsenite from the cell, providing resistance.) gives MDATIYHNPACGTSRNTLALIRAAGIEPVVIEYLQQPPTREQLATMIADAGLNVREAIREKGTPYAELGLDNPDLTDEQLLDAMIATPILINRPFVVTPLGTRLARPSEAVLDILPDTFKEPFFKEDGEQVLDQEGKRIA, from the coding sequence ATGGACGCGACCATCTATCACAACCCCGCCTGCGGGACGTCCCGCAACACGCTGGCGCTGATCCGCGCTGCCGGCATCGAACCTGTTGTCATCGAGTATTTGCAGCAGCCGCCGACGCGCGAGCAGCTTGCGACGATGATCGCGGACGCTGGCTTGAACGTTCGGGAAGCTATTCGCGAGAAAGGCACGCCTTATGCCGAACTCGGTCTGGACAACCCAGACCTGACTGACGAGCAGTTGCTCGACGCGATGATCGCAACGCCGATCCTGATCAATCGCCCCTTCGTCGTGACACCGCTCGGCACCCGGCTCGCCCGCCCGTCTGAAGCGGTACTCGACATTCTGCCCGACACCTTCAAGGAGCCGTTCTTCAAGGAGGACGGTGAACAGGTTCTCGATCAGGAAGGAAAGCGCATTGCCTGA
- a CDS encoding LysR family transcriptional regulator, translated as MDRVDLFRMFVRVVECASFTRAADTLGVPRSSVSAGIQELEGRVGARLLHRTTRKVSPTQDGIAFYERCQRVIADVEDTENLFRQTAAKPSGKLRVDVPGRIGRLIIAPALPGFLDKFPEIDIDLGVTDRAVNLVEDSIDCVLRVGPLNDSGLIARPIGKLLLINVVSPAYVTRHGTPGSPEDLGDHWAVNYASPTSGRVEDWEWLEQGKLHRVPLRGRVTVNSAEAYIACCLAGLGMIQIPAYDVKQHLEAGELVEVMPGHRAELMPMTLLYPHRQHLSHRLQVFADWLETLLKDKLL; from the coding sequence TTGGACCGCGTCGATCTGTTCCGCATGTTTGTGCGTGTCGTTGAATGTGCGAGTTTCACCCGCGCGGCCGACACGCTGGGCGTTCCGCGGTCCTCCGTATCGGCCGGCATTCAGGAATTGGAGGGACGGGTTGGGGCGCGGCTGCTACACCGCACGACCCGCAAGGTCTCCCCGACACAGGACGGCATCGCCTTCTATGAGCGCTGCCAGCGGGTCATCGCCGACGTCGAGGATACGGAAAATCTTTTCCGGCAGACCGCCGCCAAACCGTCGGGCAAGCTGCGGGTCGATGTCCCGGGGCGGATCGGGCGTCTGATCATCGCGCCGGCTCTGCCCGGCTTCCTCGACAAATTTCCCGAGATCGACATCGACCTCGGCGTCACCGACCGCGCGGTGAACCTGGTCGAAGACAGCATCGACTGTGTGCTGCGTGTGGGGCCGCTCAACGACTCAGGCCTGATCGCGCGGCCTATTGGAAAGTTGCTACTGATCAACGTCGTCAGCCCAGCCTATGTGACGCGGCATGGCACGCCAGGCTCTCCTGAAGATCTGGGAGATCACTGGGCGGTCAATTATGCTTCTCCGACCAGCGGCCGTGTTGAGGATTGGGAGTGGCTGGAGCAAGGGAAGCTGCATCGGGTTCCGTTGCGCGGGCGGGTCACTGTCAACAGCGCCGAGGCCTACATCGCCTGTTGCCTCGCAGGCCTCGGCATGATCCAGATCCCAGCCTATGACGTGAAACAGCATCTTGAGGCGGGAGAATTGGTCGAGGTGATGCCCGGCCATCGAGCCGAGCTGATGCCTATGACGTTACTCTATCCCCACCGCCAGCACCTTTCACACCGGCTGCAGGTATTTGCCGATTGGCTTGAGACGCTGCTGAAGGACAAGCTCTTATGA